One genomic segment of Helianthus annuus cultivar XRQ/B chromosome 14, HanXRQr2.0-SUNRISE, whole genome shotgun sequence includes these proteins:
- the LOC110908364 gene encoding guanine nucleotide-binding protein subunit beta-like protein produces the protein MADSLVLRGTMRAHTDWVTAIATPIDNSDMIVTSSRDKSIIVWRLTKEDKTYGVAQRRLTGHSHFVQDVVLSSDGQFALSGSWDGELRLWDLNAGTTARRFVGHTKDVLSVAFSIDNRQIVSASRDRSIKLWNTLGECKYTIQDGDAHSDWVSCVRFSPNVQQPTIVSASWDKTVKIWNLSNCKLRSTLAGHNGYVNTVAVSPDGSLCASGGKDGNILLWDLSEGKRLYSLDASSIIHALCFSPNRYWLCAATEGSIKIWDLESKTIVVDLKVDLKQESDMAVEAAQTNAAKTKVIYCTSLAWSADGSTLFSGYTDGVVRVWGIGRY, from the exons ATGGCTGATTCCCTCGTTCTCCGCGGCACCATGCGCGCCCACACCGACTGGGTAACCGCAATCGCCACCCCTATCGACAACTCTGACATGATTGTCACCTCCTCCCGCGACAAATCCATCATCGTCTGGCGCCTCACCAAGGAAGACAAAACCTACGGCGTCGCCCAACGCCGTCTCACGGGCCATTCCCACTTCGTCCAAGACGTCGTCCTCTCCTCCGACGGCCAGTTCGCCCTCTCCGGCTCCTGGGACGGGGAGCTCCGCCTCTGGGACCTCAATGCCGGAACCACCGCCCGCCGCTTCGTCGGCCACACCAAAGACGTCTTATCCGTCGCTTTCTCCATCGACAACCGTCAGATCGTCTCCGCCTCCCGTGACCGTTCGATCAAGCTCTGGAACACTTTGGGAGAATGCAAGTACACCATCCAAGACGGTGATGCCCATTCCGATTGGGTTAGCTGTGTTCGATTTAGTCCTAATGTCCAACAGCCCACAATTGTCTCTGCCAGCTGGGATAAGACGGTTAAGATTTGGAATTTGAGTAACTGCAAGCTCAGGTCAACCTTGGCGGGTCATAATGGCTATGTGAACACGGTGGCGGTCTCCCCTGATGGCTCCTTGTGTGCCAGCGGTGGGAAAGATGGGAATATTCTGCTGTGGGATTTGAGTGAGGGGAAGAGGTTGTATTCCCTTGATGCCAGTTCGATTATTCATGCTTTGTGTTTTAGTCCGAATAGGTATTGGTTGTGTGCGGCTACTGAGGGCAGTATTAAGATCTGGGATTTGGAGAGTAAGACCATTGTTGTGGATTTGAAGGTTGATTTGAAACAGGAGAGTGATATGGCTGTTGAAGCTGCTCAGACTAATGCTGCCAAAACTAAG GTAATCTACTGCACAAGTCTAGCCTGGAGTGCCGATGGAAGCACACTCTTCAGTGGATACACTGATGGAGTTGTACGAGTTTGGGGCATTGGGCGCTACTAG